The following proteins are co-located in the Nitrospirota bacterium genome:
- a CDS encoding radical SAM protein: MEKQSSLPKEICIILTYRCNAKCNMCDVWHHPTKSSDEITTKDIERLPSGLRFINIT, encoded by the coding sequence ATGGAAAAGCAATCATCCCTTCCTAAGGAAATCTGCATTATTCTTACCTACAGATGCAATGCAAAGTGCAATATGTGTGATGTATGGCATCATCCAACAAAGTCATCTGACGAGATCACGACAAAGGATATTGAGAGATTGCCGTCAGGATTAAGGTTTATAAATATTACAG